TCACCTATGCGCCGGCGGACGGCGACGAGCGTGGCGTCGCGCACGCTTATTTCGATCGCGAGCGGCTGCACACGCTGCTCGAGCCGTCGTTCGAGATCGAATCGCTCGAAGAGCGCGGCGTCGACGAGATCGCCGGAGCGTGGGCGCACTTGGAGCGCCCGCTCGCAGGCGCCGCGCACTGGTTCGCGATAGCGCGCAAGCGATGAGAAGGCTCTGCATCCTCACGCTCGCTGCGGTACTCTGCGCCACGGCGTCCTGCTCGAAGGCCGGCGAGCGGCGCACCGCGGGATCGCAGCTCGTCTTCAGCGGTCTCGCGGGCGAGCCCGACTCGCTCAATCCGATGTTCTCCAACGAAGCGGACGAGCTAAACTTCAGCCACCTCTACATGTCGTATCTCGTGGAGAACGACGACCGCGGCGAGACGATCCCCGAGATCGCCGAGCAGATACCGACGCTCGCCAACGGCGGCATCTCGCACGATCAGCGAACCGTGAGGTATCGCATTAGAAAGGGCGTTCGCTGGCAGGACGGCGCCCCGCTCACGGCGCGCGACGTCGTCTTCTCCTATCGGGCGATCGTCGATCCGCGCAACAACGTCGCGACGCGCGTCGGCTATCGAGAGGTCCAGAGTATCCGCGCCGCCGGCGACGACGTCGTCGTCGTGCGGCTGCGCCGCCGCTTCTCGCCATTCGTCCAGTATTTCTTCGGGCCGCAGGGCGTCGGCGCGATCATGCCGGCGCACCTGCTCGCGAATCTTGCCGATCTCAATCGCGCGCCTTACAATCAGCAGCCGATCGGCGCCGGCCCGTTCCGCATCGTCCGTTGGTACCGCGGTGACCGCATCACGTTCGCGGCAAATCCGCTCTACTGGCGCGGCAAGCCCCGCATCGCGACGTTGACCTACCGTATCGTCCCCGACCCGAACACCCGGCTCGAACTGCTGCGCACCGGTGAAGTCGACGCCTACTTCGACGTTGATCCGCAGTTGCTGCCGCAGCTTCGCCAGATGCCGAACGTGCGGATCGCGCTGACGCCGACCGCCGACCTTCACGTGCTGCGCTTCAATCTCACCGATCCGGCGCTGCGCGACGCAAACGTGCGCCGGGCGATCGCGATGTCGATCGACCGCCGACGGATCATCGCGGCAGCGACGCACGGCAGCGGGCTCGTCATCGCGGCGGACCAGCCGAGCAACTCCTGGGCCTACGACGGGGCGCTCCCGCCGCTGCGCTACGATCCCGTCGCGGCACGGCGCCTGCTCGCCGGCAGATCCCTCGATCTGACGCTCGCGCTCGCGCCGCAGATCGTCAACGGATCGCCGCTCGTTGCCGCGATTCTGCAAGAGGAGATGCGCCGCATCGGCGTACGCGCGACGATCAAACAGTACCCGAGCGGCATGTTCTACGCGCCGGCCGCGCAGGGCGGCGTGCTCGCGAGCGGCCGCTATCAGCTCGCGTACGACGCGTGGTGGGTGCTCGGCAACGACCCCGACGACTCGTGGAACATGGCCTGCGATCAGATGCCGCCTGCCGGGCTCAACTACACGCGCTGGTGCGACCTCGGCGCCGATACCGCGATGCGCGACGCGATGGCGACCGTCGAGCGGTCGCGCCGTCGCGCCGACTATGCGATCGTCCAGCGCGCGATCGCACGCGAGGTCCCGATCTTTCCGCTATGGCAGGTCCGGATTCCCGACGCGTACCGCGCGTACGTGCACGGCATCGCGCCGTCTCCCGGCGGCTCGACCTTCTGGAACGCCTGGAGTTGGCGGGTCGACCAGTGAACGCTAGTGCGCAACATCCGGCAGCACGGCCTGGGCGGCAACGTGCTTCAGAGCTGAGTATCCGCGAGGTCGATGGCACCGAGAGCCGCGTCATCCGCTGGACCAATGACGGCGTACATCGCATGGGTCTGCGCCCATTTCTTAAGCCGCAATTGTGGGATGGGTTCAGTTGTTAAAGTCTTGCTCGTGACTCCGTCGCCGGCGTTCCGGCTTCAAGTTCTTTGAGGATGCCGACGATCTTGGCCTCACTGAAGCGGCTTTTCTTCAAGAGGGAGTCTCCTTGCTGTGGGCTCTACGCCCGGAAGCTCACAACTCGCGCTGGCCCGTTTTAGGCCTTACACGTCAGCTCGGGGACACCCTCTAGGGCATCTCAAAGATCGCCAGCGTACCCTGGCGCGCAAGTGGCGGCCCAAGTACAACGCTCTGCCCCTCGAGCACGTACGGGAAGAACACGTCTATGGAATAGCCATTTTGATGTTCGAGGAGGGCCACGATAGCGTCGGATTGCTCGCCAGTCGCCGGCAGCGCCGTCTTTGCATCGTAGACGACGCCGACGGCCTTGTAGTTGTGAATGCGTGCTCCCGCAGCCAGGGCCCTCTTCACCGATGCGATGAGGTCCTCGGATAGCTGATGATCGCCCGGTTCGTCGGCGCTGACCGGGACGAACTCTCCGCCTTGGCCGAGGGCGCCGCCGTAAGGGTAGAACTCCGCGTGCCTTTCCAGCATCTGGAGAGCGAAGGGGAGTAGCGCATTCATAAGCGCTTCACATTCTAACTTCGGATCGCCCATAGTTTCTCAGGCGTAAGCGCGTTCCGGAGGTCTCACTAACGGCATCTTCCATTTCAATTTGACGAGGCGATTGAGCTCGATCGTT
This DNA window, taken from Candidatus Binatia bacterium, encodes the following:
- a CDS encoding peptide ABC transporter substrate-binding protein, whose product is MRRLCILTLAAVLCATASCSKAGERRTAGSQLVFSGLAGEPDSLNPMFSNEADELNFSHLYMSYLVENDDRGETIPEIAEQIPTLANGGISHDQRTVRYRIRKGVRWQDGAPLTARDVVFSYRAIVDPRNNVATRVGYREVQSIRAAGDDVVVVRLRRRFSPFVQYFFGPQGVGAIMPAHLLANLADLNRAPYNQQPIGAGPFRIVRWYRGDRITFAANPLYWRGKPRIATLTYRIVPDPNTRLELLRTGEVDAYFDVDPQLLPQLRQMPNVRIALTPTADLHVLRFNLTDPALRDANVRRAIAMSIDRRRIIAAATHGSGLVIAADQPSNSWAYDGALPPLRYDPVAARRLLAGRSLDLTLALAPQIVNGSPLVAAILQEEMRRIGVRATIKQYPSGMFYAPAAQGGVLASGRYQLAYDAWWVLGNDPDDSWNMACDQMPPAGLNYTRWCDLGADTAMRDAMATVERSRRRADYAIVQRAIAREVPIFPLWQVRIPDAYRAYVHGIAPSPGGSTFWNAWSWRVDQ